A genome region from Hevea brasiliensis isolate MT/VB/25A 57/8 chromosome 9, ASM3005281v1, whole genome shotgun sequence includes the following:
- the LOC110667589 gene encoding aluminum-activated malate transporter 10-like, producing MAHEKKATSSTAGVEWRINVGDGSSKILVQEAVLATRAWLGLKGLVFKVRKFWEKAYDVGVNDPRKVVHCLKVGTALTVVSLFYYLRPLYEGFGGNAMWAIMTVVVVFENTVGATIYKSLNRVSGTSLAGLLAFSVHWVACKSGEKFEPLLVGASVFLLASAATFSRFIPSVKQNFDYGAMIFILTFSLVAVSGYRVEKLFELAHERLSTIIIGISSCFLVSMLICPIWAGQELYALVTSNMEKLANSLDCCVAEYFSPDDSNKNLLAYKCVLSSKASEESMANFARWEPPHGCFSFKHPWKQYPKIGAAMRNCAYCIEALSSCIDSETQAPEFIKKQLSTACQRVSSNSSSVITELAETIKSMKRSCNIDFLVEEMNSAVEELQQALKSLSKLSIPPESKNITETPTSAAMDTKVPLMEVMPVVTFASLLIEISSRIKGIVKAVEQLANVAEFKVTVQDKCNETQRNNKLQGQQKDEETMKVRQWF from the exons ATGGCTCACGAGAAGAAGGCAACAAGTAGTACTGCTGGAGTAGAGTGGAGGATAAATGTGGGAGATGGATCATCAAAGATATTGGTTCAGGAGGCAGTACTTGCCACTAGAGCCTGGCTTGGTCTTAAAGGTTTGGTCTTCAAAGTTAGGAAATTTTGGGAGAAAGCATATGATGTTGGCGTTAATGACCCAAGAAAAGTGGTTCATTGTCTAAAAGTAGGGACGGCACTCACTGTTGTGTCACTGTTTTACTATCTGAGGCCTTTATATGAAGGGTTTGGAGGGAATGCTATGTGGGCTATTATGACAGTTGTGGTAGTCTTTGAAAACACTGTAG GTGCAACAATATATAAGAGTTTGAATAGAGTGTCTGGAACTTCTCTTGCTGGATTGCTTGCCTTTAGTGTTCATTGGGTGGCTTGTAAATCAGGGGAGAAATTTGAGCCTTTGCTTGTTGGAGCCTCAGTTTTTTTACTAG CTTCTGCAGCAACCTTCTCTAGGTTTATTCCCTCTGTGAAGCAGAATTTTGATTATGGTGCTATGATCTTTATCCTCACTTTCAGCCTGGTAGCCGTCTCTGGTTATCGggttgaaaaattgtttgaattggCTCATGAAAGACTATCAACTATCATCATTGGCATTTCCTCATGTTTTCTTGTAAGCATGCTTATTTGTCCCATTTGGGCTGGTCAGGAGCTGTATGCTTTAGTCACTAGCAACATGGAAAAACTTGCCAATTCCTTAGATT GTTGTGTAGCTGAGTATTTCAGTCCTGATGACAGTAACAAAAACCTGCTTGCTTACAAATGTGTTTTGAGCTCAAAGGCAAGCGAAGAATCCATG GCCAATTTTGCTAGATGGGAGCCACCCCATGGTTGTTTCAGTTTCAAGCATCCCTGGAAACAGTACCCAAAAATTGGTGCAGCCATGCGCAATTGCGCTTACTGCATTGAGGCTCTTAGTAGTTGCATTGATTCAGAAACTCAG GCACCTGAATTCATAAAAAAGCAACTAAGCACTGCTTGCCAGAGAGTGAGCTCCAATTCCTCCAGTGTTATAACAGAGCTAGCAGAAACTATCAAATCAATGAAAAGATCATGCAATATAGATTTCTTGGTTGAAGAAATGAACAGTGCAGTAGAAGAGCTCCAACAAGCATTAAAATCTCTTTCTAAACTTTCTATTCCACCTGAAAGCAAGAATATTACAGAGACACCGACCTCCGCAGCAATGGATACAAAAGTACCTCTAATGGAAGTTATGCCAGTGGTAACTTTCGCTTCTTTGCTGATAGAAATTTCTTCAAGGATCAAAGGCATTGTTAAAGCAGTGGAACAATTAGCAAATGTAGCTGAATTCAAGGTCACGGTTCAGGACAAGTGCAATGAAACTCAACGCAACAACAAACTACAAGGTCAACAGAAAGATGAAGAAACTATGAAGGTTCGTCAATGGTTCTGA